The Penaeus vannamei isolate JL-2024 chromosome 39, ASM4276789v1, whole genome shotgun sequence genome window below encodes:
- the LOC138859978 gene encoding uncharacterized protein, which translates to MRVPFTFCFWIFSNFQAADGSVIHLYDATGHLDVMELDGYLCVSFNQSCPAELSDARLLVRTWQHLCLTVNDSGITLSTNGTSSTKSLTDILACQIGRANIYNVSMVLGSRLKSQSFSGSVVDTRFYGRQLGQKEIADFADCLPGPQDFLPVPEGEAEGSAAVSNRSLTEMCEQPPKEFLALIVVRNNHREAKGICEALDGRLIDERDNYTLLAEQIADSRDVYDSTVQVWTRELTKGNHGWALSVTRTSEGSVHHTMEYNCHVRFYAVACFIPSDKTIFMKSDAVQEFSLFSHRRQLMLQSEAGEVLSKASCPGNDSVCFVIKRMGKVEKYSVLGSQHQLLGRREWVSSTTNKPFKAALSTCAEGFFTCDEGTCVDLRRRCDGLHDCPDESDEGSNCVMMAELPSTYWNMVCPQARPVVAVDVALDGVREVILEKNEFEAILSINTTWTDHRLLFINLGHSQLVLHEDIVSQLWVPNIEFLNARYQDNLSLRTKSSLQELYTVKALSNGTQGTLNSYEAMKHNGTDVVVSRTIKYLFAFSCQYDFFAFPFDTQTCDMQLHLQPFQGCQPEWNTSSGGIRVYGNRSTISIYSVSELRYTFDYKNRNVLTLKLLFVRRFEAYLLTTFLPCIILCALSQLTLTHFNLDDFTDRITVTLSLLIVIASLFSQMSSSVPSSPVPKCVDFFFFYCILRVSIVFFMHSSIGRSMASGDRQRDELVAVRGPTNALKLAWPETLQEQKQPVSTCRSRAINAAGICVTLLLDVLVTFVFVVWIIRDHYESHNQFSKYNRTE; encoded by the exons ATGCGGGTACCTTTCACCTTCTGTTTTTGGATATTCTCGAATTTCCAGGCAGCAGATGGATCAGTCATCCACCTGTACGACGCCACTGGCCACCTGGACGTCATgg aGCTGGACGGCTACCTGTGCGTGTCCTTCAACCAGAGCTGCCCGGCCGAGCTGAGCGACGCCCGCCTGCTGGTGCGCACGTGGCAGCACCTGTGCCTGACCGTGAACGACTCCGGCATCACCCTGAGCACCAACGGGACGTCGAGCACCAAGTCGCTGACGGACATCCTGGCGTGCCAGATCGGGCGGGCCAACATCTACAACGTGTCCATGGTGCTCGGGTCGCGGCTGAAGAGCCAGAGCTTCTCGGGCAGCGTCGTCGACACGAGGTTCTACGGCAGGCAGCTCGGCCAGAAGGAGATCGCCGACTTCGCGGACTGCCTTCCCGGACCCCAGGACTTCCTGCCTGTCCCCGAGGGCGAGGCCGAGGGCTCGGCGGCCGTCAGCAACCGCTCCCTGACGGAGATGTGCGAGCAGCCGCCCAAGGAGTTCCTGGCGCTGATCGTCGTCCGGAACAACCACAGGGAGGCCAAGGGCATCTGCGAGGCGCTGGACGGCAGGCTCATCGACGAGAGGGACAACTACACCCTCCTGGCGGAGCAGATCGCCGACAGCAGGGACGTCTACGACAGCACCGTGCAGGTCTGGACCCGGGAGCTGACGAAGGGGAACCACGGCTGGGCGCTCTCCGTGACGCGCACCTCCGAGGGCAGCGTCCACCACACCATGGAGTACAACTGCCACGTGCGCTTCTACGCCGTGGCCTGCTTCATCCCGTCGGACAAGACCATCTTCATGAAGAGCGACGCCGTGCAGGAGTTCAGCCTCTTCTCGCACCGGCGCCAGCTGATGCTCCAGTCGGAGGCCGGCGAGGTGCTGTCGAAGGCCTCGTGCCCCGGGAACGACAGCGTCTGCTTCGTCATCAAGCGGATGGGCAAGGTCGAGAAGTACTCCGTCCTGGGCAGCCAGCACCAGCTCCTCGGGCGCCGCGAGTGGGTCAGCTCGACCACCAACAAGCCGTTCAAGGCCGCGCTGTCCACCTGCGCCGAGGGCTTCTTCACCTGCGACGAGGGCACCTGCGTCGACCTCCGGCGGCGCTGCGACGGCCTCCACGACTGCCCCGACGAGAGCGACGAGGGCAGCAACTGCGTCATGATGGCCGAGCTGCCCTCCACCTACTGGAACATGGTGTGCCCCCAGGCGCGGCCCGTCGTCGCCGTGGACGTGGCCCTCGACGGGGTCCGGGAGGTCATTCTCGAGAAGAACGAGTTCGAGGCCATTCTCTCCATCAACACCACCTGGACCGACCACCGCCTCCTCTTCATCAACCTGGGCCACTCGCAGCTGGTGCTCCACGAGGACATCGTGAGCCAGCTGTGGGTGCCCAACATCGAGTTCCTGAACGCCAGGTACCAGGACAACCTCAGCCTGAGGACCAAGTCGTCGCTGCAGGAGCTGTACACGGTCAAGGCGCTGAGCAACGGCACGCAGGGCACGCTCAACAGCTACGAAG CGATGAAACACAACGGAACGGATGTGGTGGTCAGCCGCACGATCAAGTACCTGTTCGCCTTCTCGTGTCAGTACGActtcttcgccttccccttcGACACCCAGACGTGCGACATGCAGTTGCACCTTCAGCCTTTCCAGGGTTGTCAGCCGGAGTGGAACACTTCGAGCGGCGGCATACGCGTCTACGGGAACAGGTCTACGATCTCCATTTACTCCGTCTCGGAACTGCGATACACCTTCGATTACAAAAACCGGAACGTGCTGACGCTCAAGCTCCTCTTCGTCAGGAGGTTCGAGGCCTACCTGCTGACGACGTTCCTGCCGTGCATCATCCTGTGCGCGCTCTCGCAGCTCACGCTCACGCACTTCAACCTCGACGACTTCACCGACAGGATCACCgtgaccctctctctcctcatcgtcATCGCCTCCCTCTTCTCGCAGATGTCCTCCAGCGTGCCCAGCTCCCCGGTGCCCAAGTGCgtcgacttcttcttcttctactgcatCCTGAGGGTGAGCATCGTTTTCTTCATGCACAGCTCCATCGGCAGGAGCATGGCCTCGGGAGACAGGCAGAGGGACGAGCTGGTGGCCGTCAGAGGACCCACGAACGCGCTGAAGCTGGCGTGGCCGGAGACACTCCAGGAGCAGAAGCAACCGGTGAGTACCTGCCGTTCGAGGGCCATCAACGCCGCCGGGATCTGCGTGACCTTGCTCCTGGATGTCCTCGTGACCTTCGTCTTCGTCGTGTGGATCATAAGGGACCACTACGAGAGCCACAATCAGTTCTCCAAATATAATCGCACCGAGTGA